The window CCCGATCCCGATCATCCGAGAGGACACCCATGTCGCACAGCCCGTCCCGAGGCGCGCGCCGCACCGTCTCCGGTCTCGCCACCGCCCTGCTGGCCCTGGCCGGTCCTCTGGCGGCCCCGGTCGTACCAACGGCGGCCGCGGCCGGAAATGGAGAGGTCGGCACGGTGACCTACACGGCGGCGGAGCAGGCCGCCGCCCTCTCGCACTGGACGCCCGCCCGTATGAAGCAGGTCGGCCGCACCGTCGATCTGGGGGCGACCGGACCGCTCAGCAAGCCCTGGACGGGCAAGGCAGTCCCCAGCATCGGCCGGCTCTTCTTCGTCAACTCGCGGGGGCAGGACACCTGGTGCACGGCCAGCGCCGTCACCAGCGCCAACCGCTCGGTGATCATGACCGCCGCCCATTGCGCGCGCCTCGGTTCCTCGCCCGTGAACACCTACAGCGACATCGTCTTCGTCCCCGGCTACGCCAAGGGCAAGGCACCGCACGGCCGTTATGCCGTCAAGGCGACCATGACGCCGCGTTCCTGGGCCGAGGAAACCGTCAACGACATCGCGGCCATGGTCGTCGCCACCCCGGCAGGCGGGAAGCGGCTCACCGACGCGGTGGGGGCGCAGAAGATCGCCTTCGGCCGTCCGGCCGGTGAGCGGGTCACCGCCTTCGGCTATCCCGGGACCACTCCCCAGCGGGGCGAGGAACTGCTGCACTGCGCCGGTACCTCCCAGCGCGCCCCCGAGGGCGAGCAGCGCGTCCCGTGCGACCTCGGGGGTGGCGCGAGCGGCGGCCCCTGGCTCGCGGGCTTCGACTCCGCCACCGGCAAGGGCACCGTGGTCTCGGTCAACAGCCACGGCGAGGGCAACGGCGGCTCCCCGATGTACGGGCCGACGCTCGACAAGACCGCGAGGGCCGTCTACGACGCCGCCGGGCGCGGCTGAGCATCGGGGCTTCGACGGATCGGAGCGCGCGCCCGCCAATGCTCGCCGCTTCGGCCGATCGGAGCGCTCCCCCGTGAGCGCCCCGCCGCTCAGGCCTACCTGAACGGCGGGGGAGGCGCGGGGCTGGTTCAGTCGCCCGGCGTGAGGCCCAGCGTGTCGAGCACCCCGTACACCCCGAGGAAGAGGATCGCCGCGCTGCTGAGGACGAGGGCGGCGGTCATCCAGGGGTTGGCGCGGAAGCGGGGCGGGACGCCGGTGTAGCGCAGGCGCCAGACCGCGATCACCACGGCGAGGAGGAAGATGCCGCCTCCGATGCCGCCGATCTGCACCATCAGGACCGGGGACTGGACCCACAGGAAGAAGCTCATCCACACCGGCGGCAGGCACCAGGTGAGGATCCGGATGGTGCGGGTGCGGACGCGCATGTCCTTCCAGTCGATCACGCCGAGCAGACCGAGGGTGTTGGTCCACAGCCGCGGAACGCTGGCCGACGAGGCGACGGTGACCGAGAAGAGCACGGAGATCGCGCCGGCCAGGAAGAGGTACTCCGCCCAGGGCCCGAGCGTGTCGGTGTAGCTGTGCGACAGCGTGGTGATCATCTCGTTGCCCTCGGGCACCAGACCCTGCGGATGCAGCACGGAGGCGCCGATGACGTAGAAGGACAAGGTGCAGATCGTGCACACGAACCAGGCGACGCCCACATCGAGCCGCATGACCTTGAGCCAGCCCTCGGCACGCCGGGCGCGCTGCTCGGTCCCGTCGTCGGGGCCGGTCCAGCGGGCGTAGCCCTTCTCCAGACACCAGTACGTGTACGTCGTCATCTCGTCGGCGCCGACGCCCGTGATGCCGAACATCGCGAGGGCGATACCGACCGTGCCGGCCGGGATCTGGAAGCTGAGCCCGCCGGCGAGCTGCTCGGTGCCGTACCCGAAGGCGGTGAGCGGCAGGGCGAGGGCCAGGCCGACGGTGATCACCGTCTTGAGCGTGATGCCGATGACCTCGACCCGCTCGACGACGTGATACTTGCCCGTCTGGAGGATGAGGACGGCGGCCGCGGTGACGATCACGGCCCAGATCGTGAGGGACGAGGCGCTCAGCGACCCGCCATGGATCGGGAAGAGGATCGAACAGGCGGCCGCGGTCCCGCCGATGATGCCGCCGCGCTGGAACATTTTGGCGAAGTCCATGCCGATCCACAGCCAGTTGATCCAGCTGAGCCGGCCGATGCGGGGTCCGACGTCGCGGAAGCCGTCCAGGGCGGGACGGCCGTTGAGGATCGTCCAGCGGGCCAGTTCCATCTGTACCCAGACCTTGACCGCGGTGGAGATGATCACCAGCCACAGCAGGGCGAAGCCCGCCTTCGCGCCGAGCGAGGTGGTGGTGATCAGTTCACCGGAACCCACGACCGCGGCGGACAGGATGAGCCCGGGGCCGAGGTGGCGCAGACGGCCGCGGAAGGTCTCGGGAGCCGGGCGGGCGTCTTCGGCGCGCAGCGCGTACGGGTCGGGCTGCGCGGGGGGCGGCGCAGCGGCAGCGCCGTCGGTCGAGGTGATGGCCATGTCAGGTCCTAGGGGATCTTCCGGCGTCGTCGCCGGTATCCGGTACGGGGACAGGTGTGGGGGAGGGGACTCGGGGGCGGCCGGCCCTGCTGGTGGCTGGGCTCAAACGGCCTGGTGGTAGCTGGGCTCAACGGGCCTGGTGGTGTGGCGCCTCGCCCGCCAGTACGCGTACGACGTCCTCGGCCACCATCGCGCCCATGGCCTGGTTGGCCTCCGGCGTGCAGGCGGCCATGTGCGAGGTGAGGAGAGTGCGAGGGGCTTCACGCAGGGGGTGGTCGGCGGGCAGGGGCTCGGTGGCGAAGGCGTCGAGAGCCGCAGCCCCGAGGTGCCCGGAGCACAGCAGGGCGGCGAGCGCACGCTCGTCGACGAGGCCGCCGCGCGCCGCGTTGACCAGGATCGCGCCCGGCCGCATCGCCGCGAGACGGGCGCTGTCCAGCAGCGGTGTGCCGGAGGGGTCGGGCGGGGTGTGCAGGCTGACGGCGTCGGCGCGGGCCAGCAGGTCGTCGAGGGCGGCCGGTTCGGCGTCGTGCGCGCGGATGTCGTCGTCGGGGACGTACGGGTCGTGGGCGAGCACGCGCATCCCGAAGGCCTGGGCGTAGCCGGCGAGCAGCCGCCCGATACGGCCGAAGCCGACGATGCCGAGCGTCTTGCCGTGCAGTTCGGGGCCGAACAGCTTCGGCCAGCCGCCCGCCGCCACCGCGGTGTGCGAGGCGGTGAGGGAGCGCGCCGCCGACAGGAGCAGGCCGAAGCTGTACTCGGCCACCGCACGGGAGTTGCTGCCCGGCGCGCAGACGACCGGGATGCCCCGGGCCTGGGCGGCGGCCAGGTCGATGGTGTCCACGCCGACGCCGTGTTTGGCGATCACCTGGAGGCGGGGAGCGGCGTCCAGTACCTCGGCGGTGATGAGATCCATGCCGACGATCAAGGCGTCCGCTTCAGCGGCGTGGACGAGGAGTTCGGCGGTGGGCAGGGCCGCGTCGGCGCACGGGCGGAGCGGTCCTGCCCCGTTCTCCTCGAGGATCTGCCAGGGGAGTGCCGAATGACGCGCGAAGGTCGGGGTCGTGATGAGCGTCGTCGGCATCAGCGCGCTCCGCCGCGTGCGGCGTCGAGGTGGGTCGTGGCGATCTGTTGGAGGTGGA of the Streptomyces koelreuteriae genome contains:
- a CDS encoding trypsin-like serine peptidase produces the protein MSHSPSRGARRTVSGLATALLALAGPLAAPVVPTAAAAGNGEVGTVTYTAAEQAAALSHWTPARMKQVGRTVDLGATGPLSKPWTGKAVPSIGRLFFVNSRGQDTWCTASAVTSANRSVIMTAAHCARLGSSPVNTYSDIVFVPGYAKGKAPHGRYAVKATMTPRSWAEETVNDIAAMVVATPAGGKRLTDAVGAQKIAFGRPAGERVTAFGYPGTTPQRGEELLHCAGTSQRAPEGEQRVPCDLGGGASGGPWLAGFDSATGKGTVVSVNSHGEGNGGSPMYGPTLDKTARAVYDAAGRG
- a CDS encoding Nramp family divalent metal transporter codes for the protein MAITSTDGAAAAPPPAQPDPYALRAEDARPAPETFRGRLRHLGPGLILSAAVVGSGELITTTSLGAKAGFALLWLVIISTAVKVWVQMELARWTILNGRPALDGFRDVGPRIGRLSWINWLWIGMDFAKMFQRGGIIGGTAAACSILFPIHGGSLSASSLTIWAVIVTAAAVLILQTGKYHVVERVEVIGITLKTVITVGLALALPLTAFGYGTEQLAGGLSFQIPAGTVGIALAMFGITGVGADEMTTYTYWCLEKGYARWTGPDDGTEQRARRAEGWLKVMRLDVGVAWFVCTICTLSFYVIGASVLHPQGLVPEGNEMITTLSHSYTDTLGPWAEYLFLAGAISVLFSVTVASSASVPRLWTNTLGLLGVIDWKDMRVRTRTIRILTWCLPPVWMSFFLWVQSPVLMVQIGGIGGGIFLLAVVIAVWRLRYTGVPPRFRANPWMTAALVLSSAAILFLGVYGVLDTLGLTPGD
- a CDS encoding phosphoglycerate dehydrogenase, giving the protein MPTTLITTPTFARHSALPWQILEENGAGPLRPCADAALPTAELLVHAAEADALIVGMDLITAEVLDAAPRLQVIAKHGVGVDTIDLAAAQARGIPVVCAPGSNSRAVAEYSFGLLLSAARSLTASHTAVAAGGWPKLFGPELHGKTLGIVGFGRIGRLLAGYAQAFGMRVLAHDPYVPDDDIRAHDAEPAALDDLLARADAVSLHTPPDPSGTPLLDSARLAAMRPGAILVNAARGGLVDERALAALLCSGHLGAAALDAFATEPLPADHPLREAPRTLLTSHMAACTPEANQAMGAMVAEDVVRVLAGEAPHHQAR